One region of Parambassis ranga chromosome 12, fParRan2.1, whole genome shotgun sequence genomic DNA includes:
- the c12h2orf42 gene encoding uncharacterized protein C2orf42 homolog isoform X1, whose amino-acid sequence METEVSSSLSIVTSAATQPNHLNLEAIQRDRRKSASTPAFLSNLGRATLRGVRKCPKCGVYNGIRGVSCKNKTCGLVLRESSAGTSSKSSGVEVVRVIIDSEETGGKEQEGEGGTDGGAQVFSVCHKRKGLVKGATCLWWSFVELVPTETTVETGDGATMLTRINLGRCFFPSCRQGQRLTQNESESDKQSPDSLCVHIKEAIECQRHATPLTFKSSVLEGLEVSIQAKEELWRLATESPGPLVQRVSKDTLVVKCHVDSNHPLGLLHVTVSGGRLLEASKGDGGVFQCACQPSPGSVTTLPCLHFYACVCAFLSDEKLASEFANFISYTCSGVQQNAPGRTISPSEKPVLKVELISSHHRAKKLRLDESVSAPSVATSPSEAGTEGVSASSLKKAGQRNGPGAGGLKKVPGSTRAVDERMVSMGFHQWLASVTERIHQMMHYQFDGKPQPLVYHIPQDFFNALQQRLSHGSKKRRLPNFTTAFVRNDGLPLGTFSKYTWHITSLMQVKRIFDTPELPLEVTQSFVRNMDGSYSRFRCPEPPPELELPVRSRTDRPQAIRPMELRTFLKVGPGTADQKDTTPFVIEWIPDVLPRCHMGELRISFEFGHEQSGQHEYYKKMTTAEKGGRNKSECSQPKITKTVQILHVTV is encoded by the exons ATGGAAACCGAAGTGTCTTCCTCCCTGAGCATCGTCACATCCGCCGCTACGCAGCCCAATCACCTCAACCTGGAAGCAATACAGCGAGACAGAAGAAAATCTGCATCAACTCCTGCCTTTCTCTCGAACCTGGGGAGGGCCACCCTGAGGGGTGTTCGCAAGTGTCCTAAGTGTGGCGTCTACAACGGCATCCGAGGTGTCAGCTGCAAGAACAAGACCTGTGGGTTGGTCCTCAGAGAGTCTTCAGCGGGTACGAGCTCCAAGTCCTCTGGGGTGGAGGTGGTGAGAGTGATAATAGACAGCGAGGAGACTGGAGGAAAGGAgcaggagggagaaggaggcaCGGATGGAGGAGCACAggtgttttcagtgtgtcacaAACGAAAAGGACTCGTCAAAGGAGCCACGTGCTTGTGGTGGAGTTTTGTTGAACTTGTGCCCACAGAAACCACCGTAGAGACTGGGGACGGTGCCACCATGCTTACCCGCATCAACCTGGGCCGCTGCTTTTTTCCCTCTTGCAGACAGGGTCAAAGGTTAACTCAGAACGAGTCAGAGTCAGACAAACAGTCACCTGACAGCCTGTGCGTCCACATCAAGGAAGCCATCGAGTGCCAGAGACATGCAACGCCGCTGACCTTCAAGAGCTCCGTCctggaggggttggaggtctcCATTCAAGCCAAAGAGGAGCTGTGGAGGCTGGCCACGGAGTCTCCGGGACCCCTAGTGCAGCGAGTCTCTAAGGATACCCTGGTGGTGAAGTGCCATGTAGACTCTAACCATCCTCTTGGCCTCTTGCATGTCACTGTGAGTGGAGGCAGACTGTTGGAGGCTTCAAAGGGAGACGGAGGTGTTTTTCAGTGTGCCTGCCAACCTTCTCCGGGCTCAGTCACAACGCTGCCCTGCCTTCACTTctacgcctgtgtgtgtgccttcctGAGTGATGAGAAGCTGGCGTCAGAGTTTGCAAACTTCATCAGCTACACCTGCAGCG GTGTGCAGCAGAATGCTCCTGGTAGAACAATCAGTCCCAGTGAGAAGCCTGTGCTGAAGGTCGAACTCATCAGCTCCCACCATAGAGCCAAGAAACTTCGCCTGGATGAATCTGTCTCTG CCCCTTCAGTGGCAACCTCCCCCTCTGAGGCGGGGACAGAGGGAGTGTCGGCCTCCAGCCTGAAGAAAGCCGGTCAGAGGAACGGCCCTGGTGCTGGTGGGTTGAAGAAGGTTCCAG GGAGCACTCGGGCCGTGGACGAGAGAATGGTGTCCATGGGCTTCCATCAGTGGCTGGCCAGCGTCACAGAGAGGATCCACCAGATGATGCACTACCAGTTTGATG ggAAACCTCAGCCTCTCGTCTACCACATTCCTCAAGACTTCTTTAACGCTCTGCAGCAGCGTCTGTCGCACGGATCCAAAAAGAGGAGACTGCCGAACTTTACCACAG CGTTTGTGAGGAATGATGGACTTCCTCTGGGCACGTTCTCCAAGTACACCTGGCACATCACCAGTCTGATGCAGGTTAAACGCATCTTTGACACCCCAGAG TTGCCTCTTGAGGTCACTCAGAGTTTTGTAAGAAACATGGATGGCTCCTACTCTCGGTTTCGCTGCCCCGAGCCTCCACCTGAGCTAGAATTACCGGTAAGAAGCAGGACAGATCGACCGCAGGCGATACGGCCGATGGAGCTCCGCACCTTCCTGAAAGTCG GACCGGGGACAGCAGATCAGAAGGACACCACTCCATTTGTGATCGAGTGGATCCCCGACGTCCTGCCTCGCTGTCACATGGGAGAGCTCAGGATAAGCTTTGAGTTTGGCCACGAGCAGAGCGGCCAGCACGAGTACTACAAGAAAATGACGACGGCAGAGAAAGGAGGCCGTAACAAGTCAGAGTGTTCACAACCCAAAATCACAAAGACTGTTCAGATTCTTCATGTCACTGTCTGA
- the c12h2orf42 gene encoding uncharacterized protein C2orf42 homolog isoform X3 produces METEVSSSLSIVTSAATQPNHLNLEAIQRDRRKSASTPAFLSNLGRATLRGVRKCPKCGVYNGIRGVSCKNKTCGLVLRESSAGTSSKSSGVEVVRVIIDSEETGGKEQEGEGGTDGGAQVFSVCHKRKGLVKGATCLWWSFVELVPTETTVETGDGATMLTRINLGRCFFPSCRQGQRLTQNESESDKQSPDSLCVHIKEAIECQRHATPLTFKSSVLEGLEVSIQAKEELWRLATESPGPLVQRVSKDTLVVKCHVDSNHPLGLLHVTVSGGRLLEASKGDGGVFQCACQPSPGSVTTLPCLHFYACVCAFLSDEKLASEFANFISYTCSGVQQNAPGRTISPSEKPVLKVELISSHHRAKKLRLDESVSGSTRAVDERMVSMGFHQWLASVTERIHQMMHYQFDGKPQPLVYHIPQDFFNALQQRLSHGSKKRRLPNFTTAFVRNDGLPLGTFSKYTWHITSLMQVKRIFDTPELPLEVTQSFVRNMDGSYSRFRCPEPPPELELPVRSRTDRPQAIRPMELRTFLKVGPGTADQKDTTPFVIEWIPDVLPRCHMGELRISFEFGHEQSGQHEYYKKMTTAEKGGRNKSECSQPKITKTVQILHVTV; encoded by the exons ATGGAAACCGAAGTGTCTTCCTCCCTGAGCATCGTCACATCCGCCGCTACGCAGCCCAATCACCTCAACCTGGAAGCAATACAGCGAGACAGAAGAAAATCTGCATCAACTCCTGCCTTTCTCTCGAACCTGGGGAGGGCCACCCTGAGGGGTGTTCGCAAGTGTCCTAAGTGTGGCGTCTACAACGGCATCCGAGGTGTCAGCTGCAAGAACAAGACCTGTGGGTTGGTCCTCAGAGAGTCTTCAGCGGGTACGAGCTCCAAGTCCTCTGGGGTGGAGGTGGTGAGAGTGATAATAGACAGCGAGGAGACTGGAGGAAAGGAgcaggagggagaaggaggcaCGGATGGAGGAGCACAggtgttttcagtgtgtcacaAACGAAAAGGACTCGTCAAAGGAGCCACGTGCTTGTGGTGGAGTTTTGTTGAACTTGTGCCCACAGAAACCACCGTAGAGACTGGGGACGGTGCCACCATGCTTACCCGCATCAACCTGGGCCGCTGCTTTTTTCCCTCTTGCAGACAGGGTCAAAGGTTAACTCAGAACGAGTCAGAGTCAGACAAACAGTCACCTGACAGCCTGTGCGTCCACATCAAGGAAGCCATCGAGTGCCAGAGACATGCAACGCCGCTGACCTTCAAGAGCTCCGTCctggaggggttggaggtctcCATTCAAGCCAAAGAGGAGCTGTGGAGGCTGGCCACGGAGTCTCCGGGACCCCTAGTGCAGCGAGTCTCTAAGGATACCCTGGTGGTGAAGTGCCATGTAGACTCTAACCATCCTCTTGGCCTCTTGCATGTCACTGTGAGTGGAGGCAGACTGTTGGAGGCTTCAAAGGGAGACGGAGGTGTTTTTCAGTGTGCCTGCCAACCTTCTCCGGGCTCAGTCACAACGCTGCCCTGCCTTCACTTctacgcctgtgtgtgtgccttcctGAGTGATGAGAAGCTGGCGTCAGAGTTTGCAAACTTCATCAGCTACACCTGCAGCG GTGTGCAGCAGAATGCTCCTGGTAGAACAATCAGTCCCAGTGAGAAGCCTGTGCTGAAGGTCGAACTCATCAGCTCCCACCATAGAGCCAAGAAACTTCGCCTGGATGAATCTGTCTCTG GGAGCACTCGGGCCGTGGACGAGAGAATGGTGTCCATGGGCTTCCATCAGTGGCTGGCCAGCGTCACAGAGAGGATCCACCAGATGATGCACTACCAGTTTGATG ggAAACCTCAGCCTCTCGTCTACCACATTCCTCAAGACTTCTTTAACGCTCTGCAGCAGCGTCTGTCGCACGGATCCAAAAAGAGGAGACTGCCGAACTTTACCACAG CGTTTGTGAGGAATGATGGACTTCCTCTGGGCACGTTCTCCAAGTACACCTGGCACATCACCAGTCTGATGCAGGTTAAACGCATCTTTGACACCCCAGAG TTGCCTCTTGAGGTCACTCAGAGTTTTGTAAGAAACATGGATGGCTCCTACTCTCGGTTTCGCTGCCCCGAGCCTCCACCTGAGCTAGAATTACCGGTAAGAAGCAGGACAGATCGACCGCAGGCGATACGGCCGATGGAGCTCCGCACCTTCCTGAAAGTCG GACCGGGGACAGCAGATCAGAAGGACACCACTCCATTTGTGATCGAGTGGATCCCCGACGTCCTGCCTCGCTGTCACATGGGAGAGCTCAGGATAAGCTTTGAGTTTGGCCACGAGCAGAGCGGCCAGCACGAGTACTACAAGAAAATGACGACGGCAGAGAAAGGAGGCCGTAACAAGTCAGAGTGTTCACAACCCAAAATCACAAAGACTGTTCAGATTCTTCATGTCACTGTCTGA
- the c12h2orf42 gene encoding uncharacterized protein C2orf42 homolog isoform X2, producing METEVSSSLSIVTSAATQPNHLNLEAIQRDRRKSASTPAFLSNLGRATLRGVRKCPKCGVYNGIRGVSCKNKTCGLVLRESSAGTSSKSSGVEVVRVIIDSEETGGKEQEGEGGTDGGAQVFSVCHKRKGLVKGATCLWWSFVELVPTETTVETGDGATMLTRINLGRCFFPSCRQGQRLTQNESESDKQSPDSLCVHIKEAIECQRHATPLTFKSSVLEGLEVSIQAKEELWRLATESPGPLVQRVSKDTLVVKCHVDSNHPLGLLHVTVSGGRLLEASKGDGGVFQCACQPSPGSVTTLPCLHFYACVCAFLSDEKLASEFANFISYTCSGVQQNAPGRTISPSEKPVLKVELISSHHRAKKLRLDESVSAPSVATSPSEAGTEGVSASSLKKAGQRNGPGAGSTRAVDERMVSMGFHQWLASVTERIHQMMHYQFDGKPQPLVYHIPQDFFNALQQRLSHGSKKRRLPNFTTAFVRNDGLPLGTFSKYTWHITSLMQVKRIFDTPELPLEVTQSFVRNMDGSYSRFRCPEPPPELELPVRSRTDRPQAIRPMELRTFLKVGPGTADQKDTTPFVIEWIPDVLPRCHMGELRISFEFGHEQSGQHEYYKKMTTAEKGGRNKSECSQPKITKTVQILHVTV from the exons ATGGAAACCGAAGTGTCTTCCTCCCTGAGCATCGTCACATCCGCCGCTACGCAGCCCAATCACCTCAACCTGGAAGCAATACAGCGAGACAGAAGAAAATCTGCATCAACTCCTGCCTTTCTCTCGAACCTGGGGAGGGCCACCCTGAGGGGTGTTCGCAAGTGTCCTAAGTGTGGCGTCTACAACGGCATCCGAGGTGTCAGCTGCAAGAACAAGACCTGTGGGTTGGTCCTCAGAGAGTCTTCAGCGGGTACGAGCTCCAAGTCCTCTGGGGTGGAGGTGGTGAGAGTGATAATAGACAGCGAGGAGACTGGAGGAAAGGAgcaggagggagaaggaggcaCGGATGGAGGAGCACAggtgttttcagtgtgtcacaAACGAAAAGGACTCGTCAAAGGAGCCACGTGCTTGTGGTGGAGTTTTGTTGAACTTGTGCCCACAGAAACCACCGTAGAGACTGGGGACGGTGCCACCATGCTTACCCGCATCAACCTGGGCCGCTGCTTTTTTCCCTCTTGCAGACAGGGTCAAAGGTTAACTCAGAACGAGTCAGAGTCAGACAAACAGTCACCTGACAGCCTGTGCGTCCACATCAAGGAAGCCATCGAGTGCCAGAGACATGCAACGCCGCTGACCTTCAAGAGCTCCGTCctggaggggttggaggtctcCATTCAAGCCAAAGAGGAGCTGTGGAGGCTGGCCACGGAGTCTCCGGGACCCCTAGTGCAGCGAGTCTCTAAGGATACCCTGGTGGTGAAGTGCCATGTAGACTCTAACCATCCTCTTGGCCTCTTGCATGTCACTGTGAGTGGAGGCAGACTGTTGGAGGCTTCAAAGGGAGACGGAGGTGTTTTTCAGTGTGCCTGCCAACCTTCTCCGGGCTCAGTCACAACGCTGCCCTGCCTTCACTTctacgcctgtgtgtgtgccttcctGAGTGATGAGAAGCTGGCGTCAGAGTTTGCAAACTTCATCAGCTACACCTGCAGCG GTGTGCAGCAGAATGCTCCTGGTAGAACAATCAGTCCCAGTGAGAAGCCTGTGCTGAAGGTCGAACTCATCAGCTCCCACCATAGAGCCAAGAAACTTCGCCTGGATGAATCTGTCTCTG CCCCTTCAGTGGCAACCTCCCCCTCTGAGGCGGGGACAGAGGGAGTGTCGGCCTCCAGCCTGAAGAAAGCCGGTCAGAGGAACGGCCCTGGTGCTG GGAGCACTCGGGCCGTGGACGAGAGAATGGTGTCCATGGGCTTCCATCAGTGGCTGGCCAGCGTCACAGAGAGGATCCACCAGATGATGCACTACCAGTTTGATG ggAAACCTCAGCCTCTCGTCTACCACATTCCTCAAGACTTCTTTAACGCTCTGCAGCAGCGTCTGTCGCACGGATCCAAAAAGAGGAGACTGCCGAACTTTACCACAG CGTTTGTGAGGAATGATGGACTTCCTCTGGGCACGTTCTCCAAGTACACCTGGCACATCACCAGTCTGATGCAGGTTAAACGCATCTTTGACACCCCAGAG TTGCCTCTTGAGGTCACTCAGAGTTTTGTAAGAAACATGGATGGCTCCTACTCTCGGTTTCGCTGCCCCGAGCCTCCACCTGAGCTAGAATTACCGGTAAGAAGCAGGACAGATCGACCGCAGGCGATACGGCCGATGGAGCTCCGCACCTTCCTGAAAGTCG GACCGGGGACAGCAGATCAGAAGGACACCACTCCATTTGTGATCGAGTGGATCCCCGACGTCCTGCCTCGCTGTCACATGGGAGAGCTCAGGATAAGCTTTGAGTTTGGCCACGAGCAGAGCGGCCAGCACGAGTACTACAAGAAAATGACGACGGCAGAGAAAGGAGGCCGTAACAAGTCAGAGTGTTCACAACCCAAAATCACAAAGACTGTTCAGATTCTTCATGTCACTGTCTGA